The following are encoded in a window of bacterium SCSIO 12643 genomic DNA:
- a CDS encoding T9SS type A sorting domain-containing protein — translation MKNKPIQWLLTAILATSGSLLMAQPVILNPLATSEDIYVSGPPTTNNTGNDICHVPFAPPSNLVNVMVYENGPNVFLTHQNVGNNSPGTVITLGTMLPPGTIFFDPDVVSVVSGGTGIGALKEWIIVVYIADTPGPSAPTIFAEMYNWGGTTFSLVGGPYDLSNSGGVLPCNSPNIDADYLGNYAIVWEEDNEIFMASENAFGTFPNQPSHFINHSISCSLSGNERSPDVCIIPDGGTNSLINVTFTNTANDILYLERIFTNQIPGLPGTYPFPPSNCASPMFYAQSFVSLGTIHDPRIACPPSTSGTRNILDMTIAFQFIYSTSPFNSHLVTATHNLINYPPAGSIVYNRLDVAGSSFPAYGPNYTNQKPAIAYKQVIDEFVVAWELQDLSTGANNAYSPVNNNFNLVAVKCTDANIPVNVDMSSVNNVTTSSNQARSVSISKGDIPPMQYGFVKDNNVIRYNSVFSGSNLKKENPGKIWFIDYSHSTTDVPDFTTNSEIKMYPNPVAFNGGDIHLDLNNTTVSEISIMTIDGKQVYHLDIENQSTVTIPNQFPKGAYFVVIKSDNTQETKKLMIQ, via the coding sequence ATGAAAAACAAACCTATTCAATGGCTTTTGACAGCCATACTTGCAACCTCCGGTAGCCTCTTGATGGCACAACCTGTGATTTTAAATCCTCTAGCAACAAGTGAGGATATCTATGTTAGTGGACCTCCAACCACAAATAACACTGGAAACGACATTTGCCATGTTCCTTTTGCCCCACCAAGCAATTTAGTTAACGTCATGGTCTATGAAAACGGACCAAACGTATTCCTAACTCATCAAAATGTAGGTAACAATAGTCCTGGAACGGTGATCACATTAGGTACAATGTTACCCCCTGGAACCATTTTTTTTGATCCGGATGTAGTTTCAGTTGTGTCAGGTGGTACTGGAATTGGAGCTCTTAAAGAATGGATTATTGTTGTATATATCGCTGACACTCCAGGCCCTTCCGCTCCAACCATATTTGCCGAAATGTATAATTGGGGTGGCACGACTTTCTCATTAGTAGGTGGTCCTTATGATTTATCGAATAGCGGTGGAGTTTTGCCTTGTAATTCACCAAATATTGATGCTGACTATTTAGGCAATTATGCCATTGTATGGGAAGAGGATAACGAGATTTTTATGGCGAGCGAAAATGCTTTTGGAACATTCCCAAATCAGCCTTCACACTTTATTAACCATTCTATTTCCTGTTCTCTATCCGGAAACGAAAGAAGCCCTGATGTATGTATTATTCCCGATGGTGGTACGAATTCACTAATCAATGTGACTTTTACAAATACCGCAAATGATATATTATATCTGGAACGTATTTTCACCAATCAAATCCCAGGGCTCCCAGGAACTTATCCGTTTCCTCCGTCAAACTGTGCATCTCCAATGTTTTACGCGCAAAGTTTTGTTTCTTTAGGAACTATTCATGATCCAAGAATTGCCTGTCCTCCATCCACTAGTGGAACTCGTAATATTTTAGATATGACCATCGCATTTCAATTTATATATAGTACGTCCCCTTTTAATTCACATTTAGTTACTGCAACTCATAATTTAATTAACTACCCTCCTGCGGGTAGCATTGTTTATAATAGATTAGATGTTGCCGGATCTTCTTTTCCAGCATATGGTCCCAATTATACCAATCAAAAACCTGCAATTGCATACAAACAGGTTATAGATGAATTTGTGGTCGCATGGGAATTGCAAGATTTATCTACCGGAGCCAATAACGCCTACTCTCCTGTTAACAACAATTTCAATTTAGTAGCTGTAAAATGTACTGATGCTAATATTCCTGTAAACGTTGATATGTCAAGTGTAAACAACGTTACTACATCTAGCAACCAGGCGCGTTCTGTAAGTATAAGTAAAGGAGATATTCCTCCAATGCAATACGGTTTTGTTAAAGACAATAATGTGATTAGATATAATAGTGTCTTTTCCGGATCCAACCTCAAGAAAGAAAACCCAGGAAAAATATGGTTTATAGATTATTCACACTCTACAACAGATGTACCTGATTTTACAACAAATTCAGAAATTAAAATGTACCCGAATCCTGTAGCATTCAATGGAGGCGACATTCATTTGGATTTAAACAATACTACTGTGTCGGAAATTTCAATTATGACCATTGATGGCAAACAAGTATATCATTTGGATATCGAAAACCAATCTACCGTAACTATTCCAAATCAGTTCCCGAAAGGCGCTTATTTTGTTGTGATTAAAAGCGATAATACACAAGAAACTAAAAAACTTATGATCCAGTAA
- a CDS encoding PorT family protein, translating into MKYFTITLTCVLMSIFAQAQNHKLQFGVVGGGDIQRFSTYSFERVTPDHMLGWSAGVSMQHNMMKRFSIHYKLMFNKSKINYTIYKQYYMPDRVVPKEKTYIEKSILAPVLAKWTFGQKKFHWSVDVGMLLKLGLQYSYYDRLDDMRSSDVTIKNYVWFGNAITSGVGVSYDLTDKYTISTEARIAQYYWYDFDFDQYELNGQWLISLKYGFGKE; encoded by the coding sequence ATGAAATACTTTACTATTACACTGACATGTGTCTTGATGTCGATTTTTGCACAAGCACAAAATCATAAATTACAATTTGGAGTTGTTGGAGGAGGAGATATCCAACGTTTTAGTACTTATTCTTTTGAAAGAGTTACACCTGACCATATGCTAGGCTGGTCAGCAGGAGTGAGTATGCAGCATAATATGATGAAGCGATTTTCCATTCATTATAAACTGATGTTTAACAAGTCCAAAATAAATTATACGATATACAAACAGTATTATATGCCAGATCGAGTGGTACCTAAAGAGAAAACTTATATTGAAAAATCAATTTTGGCACCTGTATTGGCAAAGTGGACTTTTGGTCAAAAAAAATTTCATTGGTCTGTGGATGTTGGAATGCTTTTAAAATTAGGCCTTCAATACAGCTACTATGATCGTTTAGATGATATGCGGTCATCGGATGTAACGATTAAGAATTACGTTTGGTTTGGAAATGCAATTACTTCAGGAGTAGGTGTTTCCTATGACTTAACCGATAAATACACCATCTCCACCGAAGCTAGAATAGCGCAGTACTATTGGTATGACTTTGATTTTGATCAGTATGAATTAAATGGGCAATGGTTGATCAGCTTAAAGTATGGTTTTGGGAAAGAGTAA
- a CDS encoding histidine kinase, with the protein MFRWIITIGFWILLSLPLIAGGPGMKNFREDQETLKELKALAPQVSTNPEESIKVLDGQIKLAIRNNLSQSLAYAYLLMGSAYRELHQPQLALHFLQLSQENYVKPIQIKQKEFKGKINYTIPSEYYYELGEIYTQLGRYSEANTEYERFQKNSKNRTLITASNYALAQNYYALEEFEEAISVYEKLLVIEQQAQNDIQIRMCYSALAACYISMGKTDQGLLYYKKSVQGVSQTSSLDNNGNYSQIAENKEIVTKALRKQNKLEEELQVRNDNLSITNDNLEYLRLAQTYLKAQNITKTESSLDQYFENISYNIIDMNEIQVIKDMALILKSQNRDNKAFDYLIHYEELSDTIQNRLLQIEQNSQQVGSSGYQNYLQLEILQKDKEISENTIQLLMRESELNEKNLQFQKTIIWLLAIGITLIIIALVYIVRVSKQRRIANQQLALRSLRTQMNPHFIFNALNSVNSFISMSDERAANKFLSEFSTLMRTVMENSEHEFISLTKELEILKIYLDLEHFRFQNKFDYQLNIDPQLDTDELVIPPMIIQPYIENAIWHGLRYKEDKGTLKVAVNSQNSAIRIIVEDDGIGRNKSQEIKTKNQRKSNSTALKNIKQRVELFNDLHRIQVQVNIADLHQDGSGTVVTLIIPQPNYE; encoded by the coding sequence ATGTTTAGATGGATCATCACCATAGGATTTTGGATACTATTAAGCTTACCTTTAATAGCCGGTGGACCTGGAATGAAAAATTTCCGGGAAGATCAAGAGACCTTAAAAGAATTAAAAGCTCTGGCGCCACAAGTTTCTACAAATCCTGAAGAAAGTATTAAAGTATTAGACGGACAAATTAAACTGGCCATCCGCAATAACTTGTCTCAATCATTAGCTTACGCTTATTTATTAATGGGGAGCGCTTATCGCGAATTACATCAACCGCAACTGGCATTACACTTTTTACAGCTTTCGCAGGAAAACTATGTCAAGCCTATTCAGATTAAACAAAAGGAATTCAAAGGCAAAATCAATTATACGATTCCCTCAGAGTATTACTACGAACTGGGCGAGATTTACACGCAACTAGGGCGTTATTCTGAAGCCAATACAGAGTATGAACGTTTTCAAAAAAACAGTAAAAACCGAACACTCATTACCGCTTCAAATTATGCTTTAGCCCAGAATTATTATGCTTTAGAAGAATTTGAGGAAGCTATTTCTGTATACGAAAAACTACTCGTCATTGAACAACAAGCTCAAAATGACATTCAAATTCGCATGTGTTATTCTGCACTAGCAGCATGTTATATTTCTATGGGAAAAACAGACCAGGGCCTACTCTATTATAAGAAATCGGTTCAGGGCGTCTCACAAACCAGTAGTTTGGATAATAATGGTAACTACTCGCAAATAGCCGAAAACAAAGAAATTGTTACCAAAGCTTTAAGAAAGCAAAACAAACTGGAAGAGGAACTTCAGGTGAGAAATGATAACCTAAGTATTACCAATGATAATCTGGAATACTTGAGGTTAGCCCAAACCTATTTAAAGGCGCAAAATATTACCAAAACTGAATCTTCATTAGACCAGTACTTTGAAAATATCTCCTACAATATCATTGATATGAACGAAATTCAGGTCATCAAAGACATGGCGCTGATTCTCAAATCTCAAAACCGCGATAACAAAGCATTTGATTACCTCATTCACTATGAAGAATTATCTGATACCATTCAAAATCGCTTGTTACAAATTGAACAAAACTCCCAACAAGTAGGTTCATCAGGATATCAGAACTATCTACAGTTAGAAATCCTTCAAAAAGACAAAGAGATTTCTGAAAACACCATTCAACTCCTTATGCGTGAGAGTGAATTAAATGAAAAGAATTTACAATTTCAAAAAACGATCATCTGGTTACTGGCTATAGGCATTACGCTCATCATCATTGCATTAGTCTACATTGTACGCGTTTCTAAACAACGAAGAATTGCGAATCAACAACTGGCTTTGCGTTCTTTACGTACCCAGATGAACCCCCATTTTATCTTTAATGCTTTAAACTCAGTAAATAGCTTTATTTCTATGAGTGACGAACGCGCTGCTAACAAATTCTTATCTGAATTCTCCACTTTGATGCGTACGGTAATGGAAAACTCCGAACATGAGTTTATTTCCTTAACCAAAGAACTGGAAATCTTAAAGATTTATCTGGATCTGGAACATTTTAGATTTCAAAACAAATTCGATTATCAATTGAATATCGATCCCCAATTAGATACTGATGAATTGGTGATCCCTCCTATGATTATTCAGCCATATATTGAAAATGCAATATGGCATGGCTTGCGTTATAAAGAAGACAAAGGTACTTTAAAAGTTGCAGTGAATTCTCAAAACTCAGCTATTAGAATCATTGTTGAGGATGATGGAATTGGACGAAATAAAAGTCAGGAAATCAAAACCAAAAACCAACGTAAAAGCAATAGTACCGCACTAAAAAACATCAAACAACGTGTAGAGTTATTTAATGATTTACACCGCATTCAAGTACAGGTAAACATTGCGGATTTGCACCAGGATGGTTCAGGAACCGTTGTTACTTTAATTATTCCACAACCGAATTATGAATAA
- a CDS encoding outer membrane beta-barrel protein: protein MKNLFMLSVISLTTIFTYAQDHKFEVGVLGGINIINPGENAVATYQNKAAYGITFQHNLMKRFSLNYSAIFYSYGFNYNEIQACSSGGNCWLVAVTSGNSNFVTIPVMAKWTFGQKAKVFGSVGAQLMMFYNGKSTTTYNSSSVVEYTYDQNRYDGSLIAGLGGSYPLTKSIAVSLEGRVAAYYFGDWSNIYGTNSQVLLGLNYRFGAL from the coding sequence ATGAAAAATCTATTTATGCTATCGGTCATATCATTGACCACCATTTTTACCTATGCTCAGGATCATAAGTTTGAAGTCGGAGTTTTGGGAGGTATTAATATTATTAACCCTGGAGAAAATGCAGTAGCCACTTATCAAAACAAAGCGGCTTATGGTATTACATTTCAACATAATTTAATGAAGAGATTTTCTTTAAATTATAGTGCTATATTCTATAGCTATGGATTTAACTATAATGAAATTCAGGCTTGTAGTTCTGGAGGGAATTGTTGGCTCGTAGCCGTAACTTCTGGTAACAGTAATTTTGTAACGATTCCGGTAATGGCTAAATGGACTTTTGGACAAAAGGCAAAGGTATTTGGAAGTGTTGGCGCTCAACTTATGATGTTTTATAATGGAAAAAGTACAACCACATATAATTCAAGTTCTGTGGTTGAATATACTTACGATCAAAATAGATATGATGGATCATTAATTGCCGGATTGGGAGGATCTTATCCGTTAACCAAGAGTATAGCCGTTTCACTTGAAGGAAGGGTAGCTGCATATTACTTTGGGGATTGGTCGAATATATACGGTACCAATTCACAAGTGTTATTAGGATTAAATTATCGTTTTGGTGCATTATAG
- a CDS encoding response regulator transcription factor: protein MNKLKALIIEDEEASRITLRNYLGKYCPSVELLGEAGNVEDAYKLILKHQPQVIFLDVEMPYGNAFDLLEKFDRLDFEVIFVTAFSKYALEALNLSASNYLLKPVNIDQLVEAVDKVQQHVNDHEAIKTSNILLENLAIENKQLKKMVLPMLDGFEVVTLKDIIWCAANDNLTDLHLTDGSKRTVCRTLKFYEGVLTDYDFIRIHKSHMINLNYVKLYRKGKGGEITLENGTTLKLSPTRKNEFLERFV, encoded by the coding sequence ATGAATAAACTCAAAGCACTCATTATAGAAGATGAAGAAGCCAGTAGAATTACGCTTCGAAATTATTTAGGGAAATACTGTCCTTCGGTAGAATTGTTGGGTGAAGCCGGTAATGTGGAAGATGCTTACAAGCTAATCCTGAAACATCAACCTCAGGTGATCTTTCTAGATGTGGAAATGCCCTATGGTAACGCTTTTGACTTATTGGAAAAGTTTGATCGTCTGGATTTTGAAGTCATATTTGTGACCGCTTTTAGCAAATATGCATTGGAAGCGCTGAATCTAAGTGCCAGCAACTATTTATTAAAACCTGTAAACATTGACCAACTGGTAGAAGCTGTAGATAAAGTACAGCAACATGTAAATGACCACGAAGCCATTAAAACTTCCAATATCCTTTTGGAAAATCTGGCCATTGAAAACAAACAACTTAAAAAGATGGTGCTCCCTATGTTGGATGGTTTTGAAGTGGTTACGCTTAAAGACATCATATGGTGTGCAGCCAATGATAATCTAACAGATTTACATCTTACGGATGGTTCTAAACGCACTGTATGCCGTACTTTAAAGTTTTATGAAGGTGTTTTAACCGATTATGATTTTATCCGTATTCACAAATCTCATATGATCAATCTAAACTATGTCAAACTCTACCGTAAAGGTAAAGGAGGTGAGATCACTCTCGAAAATGGCACTACACTCAAGCTCTCTCCTACCCGTAAAAATGAGTTTTTAGAACGATTTGTTTAG
- a CDS encoding murein L,D-transpeptidase catalytic domain family protein, translating to MINMKYSPGAVIKVGVGVLLFMNLNFCSYTQNNDLSNLRLKAQQARSYSEANQMNIRYAILVDMSKHSGKYRLFLWDFKGDSIRMKALCSHGSCGGKPHPETAYKLPKFSNLPESYCSSLGKYKIGKRGYSNWGIHVNYKLHGLESTNNNAYKRIIVLHSWEHVPDQEIYPKYAPNSLGCPMVSNKAMKLLDSILQDETVPVLLWIYN from the coding sequence ATGATAAATATGAAGTATAGTCCTGGAGCAGTGATTAAAGTAGGAGTAGGTGTATTGCTTTTTATGAATTTGAATTTTTGTAGTTACACACAAAACAATGATCTCTCCAACTTAAGATTAAAAGCCCAACAAGCACGCAGTTATAGTGAAGCAAATCAAATGAATATCCGTTATGCTATTTTGGTAGATATGAGTAAGCATTCTGGGAAATACAGGTTGTTTTTATGGGATTTCAAAGGGGATAGTATCCGTATGAAGGCCCTTTGTAGCCATGGAAGTTGTGGCGGAAAACCTCATCCTGAAACAGCGTATAAGCTGCCTAAATTCAGTAATTTACCTGAAAGTTATTGTAGTTCTTTGGGGAAATACAAAATAGGGAAACGGGGATATAGCAATTGGGGAATTCACGTGAATTATAAACTTCATGGTTTAGAATCTACAAACAACAATGCTTATAAAAGAATCATAGTTCTTCATTCCTGGGAGCATGTACCAGATCAGGAGATTTACCCCAAATACGCCCCAAATAGTTTGGGGTGCCCCATGGTTTCTAATAAAGCAATGAAGTTGCTAGACTCCATTTTACAAGATGAAACCGTACCCGTTTTACTTTGGATTTATAATTAA
- a CDS encoding endonuclease encodes MKKSDFFTLTKCTLIAFTLLLSNLAFAQIPSGYYNSANGLTGNALKSALNDIIDGHTEYPYSSSGTDVWDILKIADRDPNNANNVIGLYSGFSMNAAAEYDGGAGWNREHVWAKSRGDFGTSKGAGTDLHHLRAADVSTNSARNNRNFDEAPTQYVDGSGNYSGTTDSYTSSTDWVWEPRDEIKGDVARMIFYMTVRYEGENGEVDLELTDNLLSSTDKTPFHGKASVLVQWHLDDPVSSEEIARNNVIYGYQGNRNPFIDHPEYVCEIYGSYCSGSGNGNGNGGGNGSDLFISEYIEGSSYNKGLEVANTTGSSVDLSSYSLKKQTNGSGSWGSEYTLSGTLNNNDVFVIVHSSSSSTMKAVADVQTSSGIVTFNGNDPIGLFKNGVLIDIIGTYNGGSSHFAQNTTLVRKETVSGPNTTHTTTEWDNHASNTFTYLGAHTSTSGGSGSGSGSSEIYISEYIEGSSYNKGLEIANTTGSSVDLSSYSLKKQTNGSGSWSSEYTLSGTLNTGDVFVIVHSSSSSTMKAVADVQTSSGIVSFNGNDPIGLFKNGVLIDIVGTYNGGSSNFAKDVTLVRNVTEPNTTYTTAEWDSHSSNTFTYLGISGTGQFKAALTSTPSFDAIPELQVYPNPVEDVLTISSSENEVESVMFYDVTGKVVFASRPMQNTAQIDVSSFEKGFYVVRIYANAKYTTQKLTIL; translated from the coding sequence ATGAAAAAGTCAGACTTTTTTACACTAACAAAATGCACACTGATTGCATTCACTTTGCTATTGAGTAACCTTGCCTTTGCTCAAATCCCTTCAGGATATTACAACTCTGCAAACGGTTTAACCGGAAATGCGCTGAAATCTGCTTTAAACGACATTATTGACGGCCACACCGAATACCCTTACAGTAGTTCAGGAACAGATGTTTGGGACATTTTAAAAATAGCCGACCGTGATCCGAATAATGCCAATAATGTGATCGGACTATACTCTGGTTTTTCGATGAATGCCGCTGCCGAATATGATGGCGGTGCGGGCTGGAACCGTGAACACGTTTGGGCCAAGTCCAGAGGTGACTTTGGTACATCCAAAGGTGCCGGAACTGATTTGCACCATTTAAGAGCGGCCGATGTGTCTACCAATTCAGCCAGAAACAACCGTAATTTTGATGAAGCACCTACCCAATATGTGGATGGTTCAGGAAATTACAGCGGTACGACAGATTCTTATACCAGTTCTACCGACTGGGTTTGGGAACCACGTGATGAAATTAAAGGTGATGTAGCCCGAATGATTTTTTACATGACGGTACGTTATGAAGGTGAAAACGGAGAAGTTGATCTGGAATTGACCGATAACCTACTTTCCAGCACTGATAAAACTCCTTTTCATGGAAAAGCATCTGTATTGGTACAATGGCACCTGGATGATCCGGTAAGCAGCGAAGAAATCGCAAGAAACAATGTGATCTACGGTTATCAGGGAAATCGTAACCCTTTTATTGACCATCCGGAATATGTATGCGAAATCTACGGGTCTTACTGCTCAGGTAGTGGGAACGGAAATGGTAATGGCGGAGGAAATGGCAGTGACCTTTTTATCTCCGAATACATTGAAGGTTCTTCTTACAACAAAGGTTTGGAGGTTGCCAATACCACAGGTTCTTCGGTTGATTTATCGAGCTATTCACTCAAAAAACAAACCAACGGTTCCGGAAGCTGGGGTTCTGAATACACTTTAAGCGGTACTTTAAACAACAACGATGTTTTTGTGATTGTTCATAGTTCTTCCAGCTCTACTATGAAAGCTGTAGCTGATGTGCAAACCAGTTCTGGTATTGTTACATTTAACGGAAACGATCCAATTGGCTTGTTTAAAAATGGTGTGTTGATTGACATTATTGGCACGTATAATGGTGGCTCCTCTCACTTTGCACAAAACACTACGCTGGTTAGAAAAGAAACCGTAAGTGGACCAAATACCACGCACACCACAACTGAGTGGGACAATCACGCTTCTAATACCTTTACCTATTTAGGTGCGCACACTTCTACTTCCGGTGGATCAGGATCAGGTTCTGGAAGTTCTGAAATTTATATTTCTGAATACATTGAGGGATCTTCTTATAACAAAGGTTTAGAGATTGCAAATACAACGGGCTCTTCGGTTGATTTATCCAGCTATTCATTAAAGAAACAAACCAATGGTTCGGGAAGCTGGAGTTCTGAATATACCTTAAGCGGCACTCTAAACACCGGAGACGTTTTTGTAATTGTACACAGTTCTTCCAGTTCAACTATGAAAGCTGTAGCAGACGTACAAACCAGTTCGGGAATTGTATCATTTAATGGAAACGATCCGATTGGTTTATTTAAAAACGGAGTCTTGATTGATATCGTTGGAACTTACAATGGTGGATCCAGCAATTTTGCAAAAGATGTGACACTGGTACGTAATGTTACGGAACCAAATACAACTTACACCACTGCAGAGTGGGATAGTCACTCATCCAATACATTCACCTATTTGGGTATTTCAGGAACCGGACAATTTAAAGCGGCATTGACTTCTACTCCATCATTTGATGCCATTCCTGAACTTCAGGTATATCCCAACCCGGTTGAGGATGTATTGACCATTTCAAGCTCTGAGAACGAAGTGGAATCTGTAATGTTTTATGATGTAACCGGAAAAGTTGTTTTCGCTAGCCGTCCAATGCAAAATACCGCGCAAATAGATGTTTCTTCTTTTGAAAAAGGATTCTATGTGGTTCGCATTTATGCCAATGCAAAATACACTACTCAGAAATTAACGATTCTGTAA
- a CDS encoding outer membrane beta-barrel protein, which translates to MKKIPVLIGVLMIFSISYAQDYKWELGVVGGINQRVFVDWDGHPFKVGFTTGISAQRNIKKHFSLNTNLIFQQEKSHRSVNGGCCGSLPERDYDMTNYDQFLILPVMARWSFGKRFKVLLDAGIQTEYFFRSKVFVDYAEHEPEEDHSYVGLSSREIDFAFLIGGGCSYSISDKLKVSLESRLAGAYWSDIRHLDDYKLQVLAGVSYSLKQK; encoded by the coding sequence ATGAAAAAAATACCTGTACTTATTGGAGTCCTAATGATATTTTCGATTTCTTATGCACAAGATTATAAATGGGAATTGGGAGTTGTTGGAGGAATTAATCAAAGAGTTTTTGTTGACTGGGATGGACACCCTTTTAAAGTAGGATTCACTACCGGAATCTCTGCTCAACGGAATATTAAAAAGCACTTTTCTTTAAATACGAATCTGATATTTCAGCAAGAGAAGTCACATAGATCGGTTAATGGAGGATGTTGTGGATCGCTTCCGGAAAGGGATTATGATATGACGAATTATGATCAATTTTTGATACTTCCGGTGATGGCACGTTGGTCATTTGGTAAAAGATTTAAGGTGTTGCTGGATGCTGGAATCCAAACTGAATATTTTTTTCGATCAAAAGTGTTTGTTGATTATGCAGAACATGAACCAGAAGAAGATCATTCATATGTGGGACTGAGTTCTAGAGAGATTGATTTTGCATTTTTAATTGGAGGCGGTTGTTCTTATTCTATATCAGATAAGCTAAAAGTTTCCTTGGAAAGTAGGTTAGCAGGAGCATACTGGAGTGATATTCGTCATTTGGATGATTATAAACTACAGGTTTTGGCTGGAGTAAGTTATAGTTTGAAGCAGAAATAA
- a CDS encoding VWA domain-containing protein: MKNAIHTIGYGTLMGLMACQAPQTENRINPLDPPQNETVETNVKRTRKIQLAILLDTSGSMNGLIEQTKNQLWQIVNQLALAKDTDGNDPEIELALYQYGNDGLNVMNGYVQQISGFTTELDEISEQLFALHTNGGSEYCGTVIQDALDHLEWTDSNEDLHMVFIAGNEEFTQGLVDFRKACQKAVDQDVIVNTIFCGNYNTGVRTFWKDGADIALGKYMNIDHNDQIKHIESPYDQELSQLNVKLNDTYIPYGTYGATKKEKQIREDANASSLGSANAAKRYISKGGKVYKNGSWDLVDASDRKDFDIQKIKMLPPEMRTMTNEEKLAYIQKLKAERNRIQSEITALSKKRKVYVANEKLKDVSSTTSQLEDVMVQAIVSQAESKSFYFEK, translated from the coding sequence ATGAAAAATGCAATTCACACCATAGGTTATGGAACGTTGATGGGGCTTATGGCTTGTCAGGCGCCTCAAACAGAAAACAGAATCAACCCATTAGATCCGCCTCAAAATGAAACAGTAGAAACGAATGTAAAACGAACGCGTAAGATTCAGTTGGCCATTTTATTGGATACTTCAGGAAGTATGAACGGTTTAATTGAGCAGACTAAAAATCAATTGTGGCAGATTGTAAATCAGTTGGCTTTAGCAAAAGATACGGATGGAAATGATCCGGAAATTGAATTGGCTCTGTATCAATACGGAAATGATGGTTTGAACGTCATGAATGGTTATGTGCAACAAATTAGTGGGTTTACTACTGAATTGGATGAAATCTCGGAACAGCTTTTTGCATTGCATACCAATGGAGGTTCAGAATATTGTGGTACTGTGATTCAGGATGCTTTGGATCATTTAGAATGGACAGATAGTAACGAGGATTTACATATGGTTTTTATTGCCGGGAATGAAGAGTTTACACAGGGGCTGGTAGACTTCAGAAAAGCATGTCAAAAAGCAGTAGATCAGGATGTGATCGTCAATACCATCTTTTGCGGGAATTATAATACGGGAGTGCGTACATTCTGGAAAGATGGGGCAGACATTGCTTTAGGAAAATACATGAATATTGACCATAATGACCAAATCAAACATATTGAATCTCCATATGATCAGGAATTATCACAGTTAAATGTGAAGTTAAACGATACGTATATTCCTTACGGAACCTATGGCGCGACTAAAAAGGAAAAACAAATTCGTGAAGATGCCAATGCGAGTTCATTGGGTTCTGCAAATGCTGCTAAACGCTATATCTCTAAAGGAGGGAAGGTGTACAAAAATGGAAGCTGGGATTTAGTAGATGCTTCCGATCGTAAAGATTTTGATATTCAAAAAATTAAAATGTTACCACCTGAAATGCGCACCATGACTAATGAGGAGAAGTTGGCATATATCCAAAAGCTTAAAGCTGAAAGAAATCGTATTCAGTCTGAAATCACAGCTTTAAGTAAAAAACGAAAAGTGTATGTGGCTAACGAAAAGTTAAAGGATGTATCCAGTACAACTTCTCAACTCGAAGATGTGATGGTGCAAGCCATTGTATCTCAAGCAGAATCCAAATCATTCTACTTTGAAAAATAG